From Zingiber officinale cultivar Zhangliang chromosome 5B, Zo_v1.1, whole genome shotgun sequence, the proteins below share one genomic window:
- the LOC121986596 gene encoding uncharacterized protein LOC121986596, whose translation MDKGWMFLPRQTEEYRKGLENFLDFAFSNANINGTIACPCARCKIGICVSREDAYAHLTVDGFIKGYTHWVAHGEITCSAPSISGSVPSRDDADNMEGLVHEAFGVQQHDGSTINTAGFEKDKDIPIEGAEKFYKLIDDSQKELYPECKKFYKLAFIIRLLHLKCLGKMTNKIFNMLLDLLREAFPNAMKDLPKSYYEAEKLMKQLGLGYEKIDACPNDCTLYWRLDKERVRCKTCNEPRWETSEDDPTGDKRKVACKVLWYFPIKPRLQRFFMSYKTAVHMRWHSESHTKDSYMRHPADSPAWQMFDHNHPEFAKDRRNIRLGLASDGFNPFKNMSVVYSTWPVILVPYNLPPWMCMKQPYFMLSLLILGPSTPGNNIDIYLQPLVVDLKDLWEVGVQTYDASTKQNFKLHVALLWTISDFPGYATLSGWSTKGKFACPVCHKFTHSRWLKNGKKYCYMGHRKFLNSDHKFRKDVQHFDGTEEYGRPPPILSGDTVINELKNFKLKFGKIVDDNPKLPFNWKKLSIFFDLPYWKDNVIHHNLDLMHIEKNVCESIWGPLLDMEGKMKDNIKSRLDLQEIGIRSKLHPIKKGLSRVYLPPACYSMGKKEKGTFCKVLKKVKVPDGYASNISRCVQMKPAKLIGLKSHHNHILMQQLLPVALRKTLSKSVRNPLIRLCRYFRELCCKVISPTDVVRLRKDIAVILCQLEKIFPPSFFDIMIHLTVHLATEVQLAGPVYYRWMYSIERYLGTLKSYVRNRSRPEGSIAEGYLAEECLTFCSLYLADYVETRFNQSTRNDDTTIGSTFALDVFTTSGYALGKAIATKFDDETLKKAHQYVLFNCHHVQSYIDEHRHILNLSHSGLPPHQIEHMHSESFASWFAKHIENTNPSQNDPISNDLKSLTRGPNFIGIRYEKFLSNGFRFHTKEVERKRKTQNCGVIVQATASSYSSIRDQNPISSEHDYYGILQNVIELDYEGGRRVVLFECDWVSKGKRLKLDEDGFMLANFTNVKRHNEPYILASQAMQVFYVEDPVDCNWHVIITTDARGHYKMQPVADVDTYLQSCICNPEDDHDHEEIVWVRDDAIGVEIDVDT comes from the exons ATGGATAAAGGTTGGATGTTTTTACCAAGACAAACTGAGGAATACAGAAAAGGACTTGAGAATTTTCTAGATTTTGCATTTTCTAATGCAAACATAAATGGAACGATTGCATGTCCTTGTGCAAGATGTAAGATTGGCATATGTGTTTCAAGAGAGGATGCTTATGCTCATTTGacggttgatggatttatcaaaggTTATACTCATTGGGTTGCTCATGGAGAGATAACATGTAGTGCACCTTCAATATCTGGTTCGGTTCCGTCTCGTGATGATGCAGATAACATGGAGGGACTAGTTCATGAGGCTTTTGGGGTCCAACAACATGATGGTAGTACAATCAATACAGCAGGATTTGAAAAGGATAAAGATATTCCAATTGAGGGGGCCGagaaattctataaattaattgatgattcacaAAAAGAATTATATCCCGAATGTAAGAAATTCTACAAACTTGCATTCATCATTCGCTTGCTTCACTTAAAATGTCTTGGAAAAATGACCAATAAAATCTTCAATATGCTTTTGGATTTGTTGAGAGAAGCATTTCCAAATGCCATGAAAGATTTACCAAAGTCATACTATGAAGCAGAGAAATTGATGAAGCAATTAGGACTTGGTTATGAAAAAAtcgatgcttgccctaatgattgtactTTGTACTGGAGGTTGGACAAAGAAAGAGTTCGATGTAAAACATGCAATGAGCCCAGATGGGAAACATCTGAAGATGATCCTACTGGTGACAAGAGGAAAGTTGCATGTAAGGTTTTATGGTATTTTCCAATAAAGCCTAGGTTACAACGTTTCTTCATGTCCTACAAAACGGCAGTCCATATGAGATGGCATTCTGAATCTCACACAAAAGACAGTTACATGCGACACCCAGCTGATTCCCCAGCTTGGCAAATGTTTGACCATAACCACCCAGAATTTGCGAAGGATCGTAGAAACATAAGGCTAGGATTAGCTTCAGATGGatttaatccatttaaaaatatgAGTGTGGTGTATAGTACGTGGCCAGTCATTTTAGTGCCTTATAATCTTccaccatggatgtgtatgaaacaACCATACTTTATGTTATCATTGCTAATACTTGGTCCATCTACTCCTGGAAATAACATCGACATCTACTTGCAGCCTCTTGTTGTAGATTTGAAGGATTTGTGGGAAGTAGGAGTGCAGACATATGATGCATCAACAAAGCAGAATTTTAAATTGCATGTTGCATTACTATGGACGATAAGTGATTTTCCTGGATATGCAACCCTATCTGGATGGAGCACCAAGGGTAAATTTGCATGCCCAGTGTGCCACAAATTTACACATTCACGGTGGttaaaaaatggtaaaaaataTTGCTATATGGGTCACCGCAAATTTTTAAACAGTGATCATAAGTTTCGCAAAGATGTTCAACATTTCGATGGCACAGAAGAGtatggaagaccaccaccaataCTTTCAGGAGACACAGTGATCAatgagttaaaaaattttaaattgaaatttgGAAAAATAGTTGATGATAATCCAAAACTACCATTCAATTGGAAAAAGCTGAGTATTTTCTTCGATTTACCATATTGGAAAGATAATGTGATACATCACAATCTTGATCttatgcatattgaaaagaatgtgTGCGAATCAATTTGGGGGCCATTGCTAGATATGGAAGGGAAAATGAAAGATAATATTAAATCACGTCTTGATTTGCAAGAAATTGGGATAAGATCAAAACTTCATCCTATTAAGAAGGGACTGAGTAGAGTTTACCTACCTCCAGCTTGTTATTCAATGGGGAAAAAAGAGAAGGGTACATTTTGCAAGGTTTTGAAAAAAGTTAAAGTTCCAGATGGTTATGCATCTAACATTTCACGATGCGTTCAAATGAAACCAGCAAAATTAATTGGTCTAAAAAGCCATCACAACCATATTTTGATGCAACAGTTGTTGCCGGTAGCACTACGTAAAACTTTGTCTAAATCAGTTCGGAATCCTTTGATCAGATTGTGTAGGTATTTCAGAGAGCTATGTTGTAAAGTAATTTCTCCTACTGATGTGGTTCGTCTAAGGAAAGACATTGCGGTGATTCTCTGTCAACTTGAGAAAATTTTTCCTCCCTCATTTTttgacataatgattcatttgacTGTACATTTGGCTACTGAAGTACAACTTGCTGGACCAGTTTATTATCGTTGGATGTATTCAATTGAAAG ATACTTGGGGACATTGAAGTCATATGTTCGAAATAGAAGTCGACCAGAAGGATCCATTGCTGAGGGGTATTTGGCTGAGGAATGTTTGACATTCTGTTCTTTATATTTAGCTGATTATGTAGAGACAAGATTCAATCAATCAACGAGAAATGATGATACAACTATCGGTTCAACATTTGCATTGGACGTGTTTACAACCTCTGGTTATGCACTTGGAAAGGCCATTGCAACTAAGTTTGATGATGAGACATTAAAGAAGGCACATCAATATGTGTTATTCAACTGTCATCACGTGCAATCTTATATAGA TGAACACCGTCATATTTTGAATCTTAGTCATTCTGGTCTTCCACCTCACCAGATTGAACATATGCATAGTGAGTCTTTTGCATCTTGGTTTGCAAAACAT ATCGAAAATACAAATCCTTCCCAGAATGATCCAATATCAAATGATCTGAAATCACTTACCAGAGGTCCGAATTTCATAGGGATACGATATGAAAAATTCCTTTCCAATGGATTTAGGTTTCATACAAAAGAAGTGGAACGCAAGAGAAAAACTCAGAATTGTGGTGTAATTGTTCAGGCTACTGCTTCAAGTTATTCAAGTATTAGAGATCAGAATCCAATATCAAGTGAACATGATTATTATGGAATTTTGCAAAATGTGATTGAGTTAGATTACGAGGGAGGTCGAAGAGTTGTTTTATTTGAATGTGATTGGGTCTCTAAAGGGAAACGACTAAAACTGGATGAGGATGGTTTTATGTTGGCCAATTTTACAAATGTGAAGCGCCATAATGAGCCTTATATTTTAGCATCCCAAGCCATGCAAGTTTTTTATGTGGAAGATCCAGTTGATTGTAATTGGCATGTAATTATCACCACCGATGCACGAGGACATTATAAAATGCAACCTGTGGCAGATGTTGATACATACCTTCAAAGTTGTATTTGTAATCCTGAAGACGACCATGATCATGAAGAAATCGTTTGGGTTCGGGATGATGCTATAGGAGTTGAAATTGATGTTGATACATGA